In Lacerta agilis isolate rLacAgi1 chromosome 1, rLacAgi1.pri, whole genome shotgun sequence, the following proteins share a genomic window:
- the ADM gene encoding ADM: protein MKVVSLALLYLGSVSFFGVEAAELDIASDFKRKWSSWRARRDKPVVLTVGQAAALGEGKRPAVRQPAAQQKPVVLTVGQAAALGEGKRPAGRQAGKQKPALTAAQAAAGVKRPARSLDSLRAKRNQLPNVASDFHLQHLREMCGFGTCTVHNLAHLIHHYMDKDKDVSAPPEKFGPQGYGRRRRRSLLDTVAAAASSSGRSTRTASRLLASLREGGSVRALAQQP from the exons ATGAAAGTGGTTTCCCTCGCCCTACTCTACCTGGGCTCCGTCTCCTTCTTCGGGGTGGAGGCTGCCGAGCTGGACATCGCGTCGGACTTCAAGAGAAA GTGGAGCAGCTGGCGAGCCCGGCGTGACAAGCCGGTAGTGCTCACCGTGGGGCAGGCGGCGGCCCTTGGAGAAGGCAAGCGCCCCGCAGTCAGACAGCCAGCAGCCCAGCAGAAGCCGGTAGTGCTTACCGTGGGGCAGGCGGCAGCCCTCGGAGAAGGCAAGCGCCccgcaggcagacaggcaggcaagCAGAAGCCGGCGCTCACCGCGGCCCAGGCGGCTGCTGGAGTGAAGAGGCCCGCGCGCAGCCTGGACAG TCTCCGCGCGAAGCGCAACCAGCTGCCCAACGTCGCCAGCGACTTCCACCTCCAGCACCTGAGGGAGATGTGCGGGTTCGGGACGTGCACGGTGCACAACCTCGCGCACCTCATCCACCACTACATGGACAAGGACAAGGACGTCTCCGCCCCTCCCGAGAAATTCGGCCCGCAGGGTTACGGCCGCCGCAGGAGGCGCTCGCTGCTGGAcaccgtcgccgccgccgcctcctccagcGGGAGAAGCACACGGACAGCGTCCCGCCTGCTGGCCTCGCTGCGGGAAGGCGGCTCGGTTCGGGCCCTGGCCCAGCAGCCCTAG